Proteins co-encoded in one Sphingopyxis sp. BE259 genomic window:
- a CDS encoding DUF4440 domain-containing protein has translation MRRLTITAIALAMLVAVPAQATEPADFQGAAAALAQYKSAMEKLDLTGVEALFSPDAQIFESGGVEGNFAHYRDHHLGPELKEFKSFTFRNYKISVRGEGNIAIATETYSFSIVLASGETIERDGVATSVLKQDNGKWQIFNLHSSSRKPKVRPAGGS, from the coding sequence ATGAGACGACTGACGATTACAGCAATCGCATTGGCCATGCTGGTGGCCGTCCCGGCTCAGGCGACCGAGCCTGCGGATTTTCAGGGCGCGGCGGCAGCGCTCGCGCAGTATAAATCGGCGATGGAGAAACTGGACCTGACCGGCGTCGAGGCCCTCTTTTCGCCAGACGCCCAGATATTCGAATCCGGCGGCGTTGAAGGGAATTTCGCCCACTATCGCGACCATCACCTGGGTCCCGAACTCAAGGAATTCAAATCCTTCACCTTCCGCAATTACAAGATTTCGGTTCGCGGCGAAGGAAATATCGCGATCGCAACCGAGACCTACAGCTTCTCGATTGTGCTCGCGAGCGGCGAGACCATCGAACGGGATGGCGTCGCTACGAGTGTCCTCAAACAGGACAACGGAAAGTGGCAGATCTTCAATCTCCACAGCTCCTCACGCAAGCCGAAGGTGCGACCGGCGGGTGGCAGCTGA
- a CDS encoding TonB-dependent receptor, with translation MNKLYCYSSTKRAMQRSSMAAIAVAVAFPAQAQEAQSDGLAEIIVTAEKREENLQSVPVSVTAMTGEALTATGISNVEDLQFFVPGVSITNDSMAIINIRGIGTSAFGVATDPSTTVHYDGVYISRPTTSYQDLFDVERIEVLRGPQGVLFGRNSAGGTLNIISKMPTEDLTGALGLTVGNYEKRSLSGTISGPLGAGVRGRLTLLANQRDGIYRDVVSGRRYQNEDNLAGRLTLAIDASDRLEIVLRADASRDRETGARSVRPFYPQGFVDAGATIPANDKEAALDRLPRYDVDAWGVSSTMNWDGGPVTLRSITALRKSKVVQALDVDSTDLFLRDIEFYERSRSFTQEFQLLNNDADKLRWIVGAFYLNEKGNDEIRIIEPGRRLAIPENNTTNAFALFGQASYELIDRLRLTGGLRYSYEKKDFGYRVLLNGNQVDAGQPKSSWTAWTPKIGIDYDLADDVMAYASATRGFKSGGFQLGDGRPFLPEYVWSYEVGLKSTLLDRRLRANFSAFYYDYTNLQVVEYNNGVASTTNAGKATIKGVEAELMARPFDRLTLTSTIAYLDARYDVYFDDVGASLKGKRLPNAPKWNITFGGEYKASLGGGMLTLRTDISWRDSVFFKPSNNPLFSGNATTLINGRVTWQPASEAWEIALYGRNLTNERYVSYSTIGTDATGVSNPTLPLYIYGEPRQYGLQLRYFF, from the coding sequence ATGAACAAATTATACTGTTATTCGTCGACGAAGCGCGCAATGCAGCGAAGCTCGATGGCGGCGATTGCGGTGGCGGTCGCGTTTCCCGCGCAGGCTCAGGAAGCCCAGTCGGACGGCCTCGCCGAGATCATCGTAACGGCGGAGAAGCGCGAGGAAAATCTGCAGTCCGTTCCCGTCTCGGTGACAGCGATGACCGGCGAGGCGCTTACGGCAACGGGCATATCAAACGTCGAAGACCTCCAATTTTTTGTGCCGGGCGTGTCGATCACCAACGATTCCATGGCGATCATCAATATTCGTGGAATTGGCACCTCGGCGTTCGGCGTTGCGACCGACCCCAGCACGACAGTCCATTATGACGGCGTCTACATCTCGCGCCCGACCACAAGCTATCAGGATTTGTTCGACGTCGAACGCATCGAGGTGCTGCGCGGACCGCAAGGCGTTCTCTTCGGTCGCAACTCCGCCGGCGGCACACTCAACATCATTTCCAAAATGCCTACGGAGGATTTGACTGGCGCGCTGGGACTCACCGTCGGAAATTACGAGAAGCGCTCGCTGAGCGGCACGATTTCTGGACCGCTTGGAGCGGGCGTCCGAGGCCGCCTCACCTTGCTTGCCAACCAGCGCGACGGCATCTACCGCGACGTCGTCTCGGGACGGCGATACCAAAACGAAGATAATCTCGCTGGACGACTGACGCTTGCGATTGACGCGAGCGACCGTCTTGAGATCGTGTTGCGGGCGGATGCCAGCCGTGATCGCGAGACCGGCGCGCGGTCTGTTCGGCCCTTTTATCCGCAAGGCTTCGTCGATGCGGGGGCGACGATCCCGGCCAATGACAAAGAGGCCGCACTCGACCGCCTGCCGCGTTACGATGTCGATGCCTGGGGCGTGTCCTCGACCATGAACTGGGACGGCGGCCCGGTCACGCTCCGCTCGATTACGGCGCTGCGCAAGAGCAAGGTCGTCCAGGCGCTCGACGTTGACTCGACTGACCTCTTCCTCCGCGATATCGAATTTTACGAACGTTCCCGCAGTTTCACGCAAGAGTTCCAACTTCTCAACAACGATGCGGACAAGCTGCGCTGGATCGTCGGAGCATTCTATCTGAATGAAAAGGGCAACGACGAAATACGGATCATCGAACCGGGTCGTCGGCTCGCGATCCCGGAAAACAATACGACGAATGCATTCGCGCTCTTCGGACAAGCAAGCTACGAACTCATCGACCGCCTGCGATTGACCGGAGGGCTTCGATACTCATACGAAAAAAAGGATTTCGGATATCGTGTCCTGCTGAACGGAAATCAGGTCGATGCCGGTCAGCCCAAATCATCCTGGACCGCCTGGACTCCGAAAATTGGGATCGATTACGACCTTGCCGATGACGTCATGGCTTATGCGTCGGCAACCCGCGGGTTCAAATCGGGTGGATTCCAGCTGGGAGACGGGCGGCCTTTCCTCCCGGAGTATGTCTGGAGCTACGAAGTCGGCCTGAAGTCGACGCTCCTCGATCGCCGGCTTCGAGCTAATTTTTCCGCCTTCTATTATGATTACACCAATCTTCAGGTGGTCGAGTATAATAATGGCGTTGCCAGTACCACCAACGCCGGCAAGGCGACGATCAAGGGCGTTGAAGCGGAACTGATGGCACGGCCGTTCGATCGCCTGACGCTTACATCCACGATCGCTTATCTCGATGCGCGCTACGATGTCTATTTTGACGACGTCGGCGCAAGCCTCAAGGGCAAGCGGCTGCCGAACGCGCCGAAGTGGAACATCACTTTCGGCGGAGAATATAAGGCCTCCCTGGGCGGCGGAATGCTGACATTACGGACCGATATCTCCTGGCGCGACAGCGTCTTTTTCAAGCCCAGCAACAATCCGCTTTTTTCCGGAAACGCCACGACCCTTATAAATGGGCGTGTCACATGGCAGCCGGCGAGCGAAGCGTGGGAAATTGCGCTTTATGGCCGAAATCTCACCAACGAGCGCTATGTGAGCTATAGTACGATCGGGACGGACGCGACGGGTGTCTCGAACCCTACTCTTCCGCTCTACATCTACGGCGAGCCGCGCCAGTACGGATTGCAGCTGCGCTACTTTTTCTGA
- a CDS encoding cytochrome c produces the protein MPSVTFTLLAVALIAGAGAITVYLGLYNIAADAPHNRLTYSVIETFREKSIAARSGSIAVPADLAAPARIASGAGLYTEMCSGCHLAPGMEKTEMSQGLYPQAPVLFKGSERSAAEQFWIIKHGIKMTAMPAWGKTHDDRLIWDMVAFVRKLPGLSPAQYQAITQNAPMDHDAMMKGMTEAEGASQKPSGAGEHAGH, from the coding sequence ATGCCGAGCGTGACGTTCACGCTGCTGGCGGTTGCCCTGATAGCGGGCGCGGGTGCGATCACCGTCTATCTCGGCCTATATAATATAGCGGCCGATGCCCCCCATAACCGGCTGACTTACAGCGTCATCGAAACATTCAGGGAGAAGTCCATCGCAGCGCGATCCGGATCGATCGCGGTGCCGGCAGATTTGGCGGCTCCGGCGCGGATCGCGTCGGGCGCAGGTCTCTATACCGAGATGTGCAGCGGCTGCCATCTCGCGCCCGGGATGGAAAAGACCGAAATGAGTCAAGGGCTGTATCCGCAAGCGCCCGTCTTGTTCAAAGGTTCGGAACGTTCGGCTGCGGAGCAATTCTGGATCATCAAGCATGGCATCAAGATGACCGCCATGCCGGCCTGGGGGAAAACGCATGATGATCGTCTCATCTGGGATATGGTCGCGTTTGTCCGAAAACTCCCTGGCCTGTCGCCGGCACAATATCAGGCTATTACGCAGAATGCGCCAATGGACCATGACGCGATGATGAAGGGCATGACAGAGGCGGAAGGCGCGAGTCAGAAACCAAGCGGAGCGGGCGAACACGCAGGGCACTGA